A genomic region of Microlunatus sagamiharensis contains the following coding sequences:
- a CDS encoding bifunctional aldolase/short-chain dehydrogenase has protein sequence MTNPTVTELLERSHRLGAEKKNTNYAGGNTSAKGRETDPVTGQAVELLWVKGSGGDLGTLTEPGLAVLRLDRLRALADVYPGVEREDEMVAAFDFCLHGKGGAAPSIDTAMHGLVDAAHVDHLHPDSGIAIATAADGEQLTKDVFGGRVVWVPWRRPGFQLGLDIAAVKDANPDAVGCVLGGHGITAWGATSAEAEEHSCWIIDTAAAYLSEHSRPEPFGPALPGYGALPEAERRARAVALAPTVRAIASHDRPMVGHFTDDPAVLDFLAAAEHPRLAALGTSCPDHFLRTKVKPLVLDLPADADVEAVKARLRELHEAYRADYQAYYDRHADAGSPAIRGADPLVVLVPGVGMFSYGATKQTARVAGEFYLNAINVMRGAEGVSTYAPIDEAEKFRIEYWALEEAKLRRMPKPKPLATRVALVTGAASGIGKAIAHRLAAEGACVVIADLDVDKAQAAAAEIGGTDVAVGVRADVTDEDAVQEAVDTAVLAFGGLDLVVNNAGLSLSKSLLETTAKDWDLQHDVMARGSFLVSRAAARVLIDQGLGGDIVYISSKNSVFAGPNNIAYSATKADQAHQVRLLAAELGEHGVKVNGINPDGVVRGSGIFAGGWGAKRAAVYGVEESELGAYYAQRTLLKREVLPEHVANAVFVLCSADLSHTTGLHVPVDAGVAAAFLR, from the coding sequence ATGACCAACCCGACGGTCACCGAGCTGCTGGAGCGCAGCCACCGCCTGGGCGCGGAGAAGAAGAACACCAACTACGCCGGCGGCAACACCTCGGCCAAGGGCCGCGAGACCGACCCGGTCACCGGGCAGGCCGTCGAGCTGCTCTGGGTCAAGGGCTCCGGCGGGGACCTCGGCACCCTGACCGAGCCGGGGCTGGCCGTGCTCCGGCTCGACCGGCTGCGGGCGCTGGCCGACGTCTACCCGGGTGTCGAGCGCGAGGACGAGATGGTGGCGGCGTTCGACTTCTGCCTGCACGGCAAGGGTGGTGCGGCGCCGTCGATCGACACGGCGATGCACGGGCTCGTCGACGCCGCGCACGTCGACCACCTGCACCCCGACTCCGGCATCGCGATCGCCACGGCCGCCGACGGCGAGCAGCTGACGAAGGACGTCTTCGGCGGCCGGGTGGTGTGGGTGCCGTGGCGCCGCCCCGGCTTCCAGCTCGGCCTCGACATCGCGGCGGTCAAGGACGCGAACCCCGACGCGGTCGGCTGCGTCCTCGGCGGGCACGGCATCACCGCCTGGGGCGCCACGTCGGCCGAGGCGGAGGAGCACTCGTGCTGGATCATCGACACCGCTGCGGCCTACCTGAGCGAGCACTCCCGGCCCGAGCCCTTCGGACCGGCGCTGCCCGGCTACGGGGCGCTGCCCGAGGCGGAGCGCCGGGCCAGGGCGGTCGCGCTGGCCCCGACCGTGCGCGCGATCGCCTCCCACGACAGGCCGATGGTCGGCCACTTCACCGACGACCCCGCCGTCCTCGACTTCCTGGCCGCCGCCGAGCACCCACGCCTGGCCGCGCTGGGCACGAGCTGCCCCGACCACTTCCTGCGTACGAAGGTCAAGCCGCTCGTGCTCGACCTGCCGGCCGACGCCGACGTCGAGGCGGTGAAGGCGCGCCTGCGCGAGCTGCACGAGGCGTACCGCGCGGACTACCAGGCGTACTACGACCGGCACGCCGACGCGGGCAGCCCGGCGATCCGCGGGGCCGACCCCCTGGTCGTCCTCGTCCCGGGCGTGGGGATGTTCTCCTACGGCGCGACCAAGCAGACCGCGCGCGTCGCCGGCGAGTTCTACCTCAACGCGATCAACGTCATGCGCGGCGCCGAGGGCGTGTCGACGTACGCCCCGATCGACGAGGCGGAGAAGTTCCGCATCGAGTACTGGGCGCTGGAGGAGGCCAAGCTCCGGCGGATGCCGAAGCCCAAGCCGCTGGCCACGCGCGTCGCCCTGGTGACCGGCGCCGCGTCCGGCATCGGCAAGGCCATCGCCCACCGCCTCGCCGCGGAAGGGGCGTGCGTGGTGATCGCCGACCTCGACGTCGACAAGGCGCAGGCCGCGGCCGCGGAGATCGGCGGCACCGACGTCGCCGTCGGCGTCCGGGCCGACGTCACCGACGAGGACGCGGTCCAGGAGGCCGTCGACACGGCGGTCCTCGCCTTCGGCGGGCTCGACCTCGTGGTCAACAACGCCGGGCTGTCGCTGTCGAAGTCGCTGCTGGAGACCACCGCGAAGGACTGGGACCTGCAGCACGACGTCATGGCCCGCGGCTCGTTCCTGGTGTCGAGGGCGGCCGCGAGGGTGCTCATCGACCAGGGCCTGGGCGGCGACATCGTCTACATCTCGAGCAAGAACTCCGTCTTCGCCGGCCCCAACAACATCGCCTACTCCGCGACGAAGGCCGACCAGGCCCACCAGGTGCGCCTCCTCGCCGCCGAGCTGGGGGAGCACGGGGTCAAGGTCAACGGCATCAACCCCGACGGGGTGGTGCGGGGCTCGGGGATCTTCGCCGGCGGCTGGGGCGCCAAGCGTGCCGCGGTCTACGGCGTCGAGGAGTCCGAGCTCGGCGCCTACTACGCCCAGCGCACCCTGCTGAAGCGCGAGGTGCTGCCCGAGCACGTCGCGAACGCGGTCTTCGTGCTGTGCTCGGCCGACCTCAGCCACACCACCGGCCTGCACGTGCCGGTCGACGCCGGCGTGGCGGCGGCGTTCCTCCGGTGA
- a CDS encoding rhamnulokinase: protein MSAPDPVFVAVDIGASSGRVMAARVVDGRVVLEAVHRFDNGAVRRDGHLRWDLSGLFEQVLVGLAAVVERHGGAASIGIDTWAVDYGLLDADGRLLAEPVAYRDDRTHGVAGRIHARIPAERLYAINGLQELPFTTLYQLLAEQSEPGWAQARHALLLPDLLACWLTGERRTEVTNASTTGLLDARTRTFDAGLLGALGLPADLFAPLIRPGETLGTVTAEVAARTGLDPATRVVAVGSHDTASAVVGVPAQDRAFAYVSSGTWSLVGVELDEPVLTEESRAANFTNEGGVDGRVRYLRNVGGLWLLQESLRTWREQGHEVDADVLLAEAAVLPAGGPVVDVDDERFIAPGDMPARIRQACGRAGREAPGTPAEVVRCILDSLAVAYARTVAQAVELSGAEVDVVHVVGGGSQNALLCQLTADLSGLEVRSGPVEATALGNVAVQARAAGVLTGDLEDLRAALRVGLDLRTFTPHRSTVGVGNGQT from the coding sequence GTGAGCGCCCCGGACCCGGTGTTCGTGGCCGTCGACATCGGCGCGTCGAGCGGGCGGGTGATGGCCGCGCGAGTGGTCGACGGACGCGTCGTGCTCGAGGCGGTGCACCGCTTCGACAACGGGGCGGTCCGCCGCGACGGTCACCTGCGCTGGGACCTGAGCGGGCTGTTCGAGCAGGTGCTCGTGGGCCTCGCCGCGGTCGTGGAGCGCCACGGCGGCGCAGCGAGCATCGGGATCGACACCTGGGCCGTCGACTACGGGCTGCTCGACGCCGACGGCCGGCTGCTCGCCGAACCCGTCGCCTACCGCGACGACCGCACCCACGGCGTCGCCGGCCGCATTCACGCGCGGATCCCGGCCGAGCGGCTCTACGCCATCAACGGGCTCCAGGAGCTGCCCTTCACGACGCTCTACCAGCTCCTCGCCGAGCAGTCCGAGCCCGGCTGGGCGCAGGCCCGCCACGCCCTCCTGCTGCCCGACCTGCTCGCGTGCTGGCTCACCGGCGAGCGCCGGACCGAGGTGACGAACGCGTCCACGACCGGGCTGCTCGACGCCCGTACGCGCACCTTCGACGCCGGCCTGCTCGGCGCCCTCGGGCTGCCCGCCGACCTCTTCGCGCCGTTGATCCGGCCCGGCGAGACGCTCGGCACCGTCACCGCGGAGGTGGCCGCGAGGACCGGGCTCGACCCGGCCACGCGGGTCGTCGCGGTGGGCTCGCACGACACGGCGTCGGCGGTCGTCGGGGTGCCCGCGCAGGACCGGGCGTTCGCGTACGTCTCGTCCGGCACGTGGTCGCTGGTCGGCGTCGAGCTCGACGAACCGGTGCTGACCGAGGAGAGCCGCGCGGCGAACTTCACCAACGAGGGCGGCGTGGACGGCCGCGTGCGCTACCTGCGCAACGTCGGCGGGCTCTGGCTGCTGCAGGAGTCGCTGCGCACGTGGCGCGAGCAGGGCCACGAGGTCGACGCCGACGTCCTGCTCGCCGAGGCGGCCGTGCTGCCCGCCGGCGGACCGGTGGTCGACGTCGACGACGAGCGGTTCATCGCGCCGGGCGACATGCCCGCGCGGATCCGCCAGGCGTGCGGGCGGGCCGGCCGGGAGGCGCCCGGCACCCCGGCGGAGGTCGTGCGCTGCATCCTCGACTCCCTCGCCGTCGCATACGCCCGCACGGTCGCGCAGGCGGTCGAGCTCTCGGGCGCCGAGGTCGACGTGGTGCACGTCGTCGGGGGTGGTTCGCAGAACGCGCTGCTCTGCCAGCTCACCGCCGACCTGTCCGGGCTCGAGGTGCGCTCGGGGCCGGTCGAGGCCACGGCGCTGGGCAACGTCGCCGTGCAGGCCCGGGCGGCGGGGGTGCTCACCGGCGACCTCGAGGACCTGCGCGCGGCGCTGCGCGTCGGCCTCGACCTGCGGACCTTCACCCCGCATCGCTCGACGGTCGGGGTGGGGAATGGTCAAACGTGA
- a CDS encoding (Fe-S)-binding protein has product MRIALFVTCLADGLYPDVGRATVRVLERLGHTVEFPEAQSCCGQMHVNTGYQKQAVPLVERFADVFAGYDAVVAPSGSCVGSVRHQHAMLARRFGSRDLQQQVDVVAAKTYELSELLVDVLGVTDVGAYFPHTVTYHPTCHSLRLLRVGDKPTRLLRAVEGLELVELPDADQCCGFGGTFALKNADTSTAMLADKMRHVLDTGAEVCSAGDSSCLMHIGGGLSRIRAGARTLHLAQILASTREDAA; this is encoded by the coding sequence GTGAGGATCGCGCTGTTCGTGACGTGCCTGGCCGACGGGCTCTACCCCGACGTCGGGCGGGCGACGGTCCGGGTGCTGGAGCGCCTGGGCCACACCGTCGAGTTCCCCGAGGCGCAGAGCTGCTGCGGCCAGATGCACGTCAACACCGGCTACCAGAAGCAGGCGGTGCCGCTGGTCGAGCGGTTCGCCGACGTGTTCGCGGGCTACGACGCCGTGGTCGCGCCGTCCGGGTCCTGCGTCGGCTCGGTGCGGCACCAGCACGCGATGCTCGCGCGCCGCTTCGGCTCGCGCGACCTCCAGCAGCAGGTCGACGTCGTCGCCGCCAAGACCTACGAGCTGTCGGAGCTGCTCGTCGACGTGCTCGGGGTGACCGACGTCGGCGCGTACTTCCCGCACACCGTGACCTACCACCCGACCTGCCACTCGCTCCGCCTGCTGCGCGTCGGCGACAAGCCGACCCGGCTGCTGCGGGCCGTCGAGGGCCTCGAGCTCGTCGAGCTGCCCGACGCGGACCAGTGCTGCGGCTTCGGCGGGACCTTCGCGCTCAAGAACGCCGACACCTCGACCGCGATGCTGGCCGACAAGATGCGTCACGTCCTGGACACGGGCGCGGAGGTCTGCAGCGCCGGTGACAGCTCCTGCCTGATGCACATCGGCGGCGGCCTCTCCCGCATCCGCGCCGGGGCCCGCACCCTGCACCTGGCCCAGATCCTGGCCTCGACCCGTGAGGACGCCGCATGA
- a CDS encoding LutB/LldF family L-lactate oxidation iron-sulfur protein, with translation MSAVMLGMPGAPPTSPRGTGHLRGEESFPAAARHSLADTQLRSNLGHATRTIRGKRAAVVAELPDWEELREAGRQLKVHTMAHLPDYLVQLEEAVTARGGVVHWARDAAEANRIVVDLVRATGSDEVVKVKSMATQEIALNEALEEAGIAAFETDLAELIVQLGNDRPSHILVPAIHRNRAEIREIFLREMGDVDPALSDDPAALANAARLHLRRKFLSARVAVSGANFAVAETGTLAVVESEGNGRMCLTLPETLITVMGVEKLVPRYADLEVFLQLLPRSSTGERMNPYTSMWTGVTPGDGPQEFHLVLLDNGRSAVLSDAEGRDALNCIRCSACLNVCPVYERAGGHAYGSVYPGPIGAILSPQLTGVEDNASLPYASSLCGACYDVCPVKINIPDILVHLRAEHTEAQAAASRVPTAEAAAMQAASLVMRSPRRWRLALRGGRLGRLLGRRRGVIGEVPLPVLKQWTDARDLSRPPTSTFRDWWAREHGDSGPTDGGGR, from the coding sequence ATGAGCGCCGTGATGCTCGGCATGCCCGGAGCGCCCCCGACCTCACCGCGGGGCACCGGCCACCTCCGTGGCGAAGAGTCGTTCCCCGCGGCGGCGCGCCACTCGCTCGCCGACACCCAGCTGCGCTCGAACCTCGGCCACGCCACCCGGACGATCCGCGGCAAGCGCGCGGCCGTCGTCGCCGAGCTGCCGGACTGGGAGGAGCTGCGCGAGGCGGGCCGCCAGCTCAAGGTCCACACGATGGCGCACCTGCCCGACTACCTCGTGCAGCTCGAGGAGGCCGTGACCGCGCGCGGCGGGGTCGTCCACTGGGCCCGCGACGCCGCCGAGGCCAACCGCATCGTCGTCGACCTGGTGCGGGCCACCGGGTCGGACGAGGTCGTCAAGGTCAAGTCGATGGCGACGCAGGAGATCGCGCTCAACGAGGCGCTCGAGGAGGCGGGGATCGCCGCCTTCGAGACCGACCTCGCCGAGCTGATCGTGCAGCTCGGCAACGACCGCCCGAGCCACATCCTCGTGCCGGCGATCCACCGCAACCGCGCGGAGATCCGCGAGATCTTCCTGCGCGAGATGGGCGACGTCGACCCGGCCCTCAGCGACGACCCGGCCGCCCTGGCCAACGCCGCCCGGCTGCACCTGCGACGCAAGTTCCTGTCGGCGCGGGTCGCGGTGAGCGGGGCCAACTTCGCCGTCGCCGAGACCGGCACGCTGGCCGTCGTCGAGTCGGAGGGCAACGGACGGATGTGCCTGACCCTGCCGGAGACGCTGATCACGGTCATGGGCGTCGAGAAGCTCGTGCCCCGCTACGCCGACCTCGAGGTCTTCCTGCAGCTGCTGCCCCGCTCGAGCACGGGAGAGCGGATGAACCCCTACACCTCGATGTGGACCGGGGTCACCCCCGGCGACGGGCCGCAGGAGTTCCACCTCGTGCTCCTCGACAACGGCCGCAGCGCGGTGCTGTCCGACGCCGAGGGCCGCGACGCGCTCAACTGCATCCGCTGCAGCGCCTGCCTCAACGTCTGCCCCGTCTACGAGCGGGCCGGCGGGCACGCGTACGGGTCGGTCTACCCCGGCCCGATCGGGGCGATCCTGTCGCCGCAGCTGACCGGGGTGGAGGACAACGCCTCGCTGCCGTACGCGTCCTCGCTCTGCGGCGCCTGCTACGACGTCTGCCCGGTGAAGATCAACATCCCGGACATCCTCGTGCACCTGCGTGCCGAGCACACCGAGGCGCAGGCGGCCGCGAGCCGGGTCCCGACCGCCGAGGCCGCCGCGATGCAGGCGGCGTCGCTGGTCATGCGCAGCCCCCGCCGCTGGCGGCTCGCCCTGCGCGGTGGGCGCCTCGGACGGCTCCTCGGGCGGCGGCGCGGGGTCATCGGTGAGGTCCCGCTGCCGGTGCTCAAGCAGTGGACCGACGCGCGCGACCTGAGCCGGCCGCCGACGAGCACGTTCCGGGACTGGTGGGCGCGCGAGCACGGCGACTCCGGTCCTACCGACGGAGGCGGGCGATGA
- a CDS encoding LutC/YkgG family protein produces the protein MSARDEVLARIADAHRLAPPPDLPYAALTRDYRRADAGPQDGSAELVEVLVDRLLDYKALVRRTTADGLAATVAEALRERGVRSLAVPEGVEAGWLDAAADAGLEAVADPGPDGPLSVDALDRVDGVLTGCALAVAATGTLVLDGTAGQGRRVVTLVPDYHLCVVRADQVVADVPQAVDRLEPTRPTTMISGPSATSDIELNRVEGVHGPRTLEVVVVEGPALPPDA, from the coding sequence ATGAGCGCGCGCGACGAGGTCCTGGCCCGGATCGCCGACGCGCACCGGCTCGCGCCGCCGCCCGACCTGCCGTACGCCGCGCTGACCCGCGACTACCGCCGGGCGGACGCCGGGCCGCAGGACGGCTCCGCGGAGCTGGTCGAGGTGCTCGTCGACCGGTTGCTCGACTACAAGGCCCTGGTCCGGCGCACGACCGCCGACGGGCTGGCGGCGACGGTCGCCGAGGCCCTGCGTGAGCGCGGGGTGCGGTCGCTGGCCGTGCCCGAGGGCGTCGAGGCGGGCTGGCTGGACGCGGCGGCCGACGCCGGGCTGGAGGCGGTGGCCGACCCGGGCCCGGACGGACCGCTCAGCGTGGACGCCCTCGACCGCGTCGACGGCGTGCTGACCGGCTGCGCCCTCGCGGTGGCGGCCACGGGGACGCTGGTGCTCGACGGCACCGCGGGCCAGGGCCGTCGGGTCGTGACGCTCGTGCCCGACTACCACCTCTGCGTGGTGCGGGCCGACCAGGTCGTCGCGGACGTGCCGCAGGCGGTCGACCGGCTCGAGCCCACCCGCCCGACGACCATGATCAGCGGGCCGAGCGCGACCAGCGACATCGAGCTCAACCGTGTCGAGGGCGTCCACGGGCCCCGGACGCTCGAGGTGGTCGTCGTGGAGGGGCCGGCGCTCCCTCCCGATGCCTGA